Proteins from a single region of Diaphorobacter limosus:
- the xrtH gene encoding exosortase H, translated as MLRFFLIFLAWQMSLFGLNMLGWVQQHLVLPWTALLARVCAHLVLWFDTTAAAAGKVLWNTVSGFGVSIEPGCNGIEACIVLFAAIMAYPASWRHKVIGIVAGFAAVQGVNVLRVISLFYLGQWRTDVFNFAHEYLWQGLIMLDVLVVWLLWVRVVVRSRPEESDPPEQPPAPPVLPVAPRGNPGKGAVSSSLDLSPR; from the coding sequence ATGCTGCGTTTCTTTCTGATCTTCCTGGCCTGGCAGATGTCGCTCTTCGGCCTGAACATGCTTGGCTGGGTACAGCAGCACCTGGTGTTGCCGTGGACGGCCTTGCTGGCGCGCGTTTGTGCCCATCTGGTGCTGTGGTTCGACACCACCGCGGCGGCGGCTGGCAAGGTGCTCTGGAACACGGTCTCCGGCTTTGGCGTCTCGATAGAGCCGGGCTGCAATGGTATTGAGGCCTGCATCGTGCTGTTTGCCGCCATCATGGCCTACCCGGCGTCCTGGCGGCACAAGGTGATAGGCATCGTTGCCGGCTTTGCCGCGGTGCAGGGGGTGAATGTCCTGCGCGTGATCAGCCTGTTTTACCTGGGGCAGTGGCGCACCGACGTTTTCAACTTTGCCCACGAATATCTCTGGCAGGGCCTGATCATGCTCGACGTGCTGGTGGTGTGGCTGCTGTGGGTGCGCGTGGTGGTCAGAAGCCGGCCCGAAGAGTCCGACCCGCCAGAACAGCCACCCGCGCCGCCGGTACTGCCCGTGGCGCCACGCGGCAACCCGGGCAAGGGCGCGGTCAGCAGCTCGCTGGATCTGTCGCCGCGCTGA
- a CDS encoding ParB/RepB/Spo0J family partition protein, producing the protein MVTKKPKGLGRGLEALLGPKVAEPAEQAQAAAAGLPSALALDDLVPGMYQPRTRMDEGALYELAESIKAQGVMQPILVRRLQEGEHAGKYEIIAGERRFRASRLAGLNEVPVLVRDVPDESAAAMALIENIQREDLNPLEEAQGLQRLVKEFGLTHEQAAQAVGRSRSAASNLLRLLNLADPVQTMLMAGDIDMGHARALLALDRATQITAGTQIAAKKLSVREAESLVKKLGAEFNLTPQKPKKDKSRDLKRVEEELSDLLMAEVEVRVKKRVKRGSRVEEMGELAIAFGSLEALNGLIERLRGD; encoded by the coding sequence ATGGTGACAAAAAAACCCAAGGGCCTGGGCCGCGGCCTCGAAGCCCTGCTCGGCCCCAAGGTCGCAGAACCGGCCGAGCAGGCCCAGGCGGCGGCCGCCGGTCTGCCCAGCGCGCTGGCGCTCGATGATCTGGTGCCCGGCATGTACCAGCCGCGCACGCGCATGGACGAGGGCGCGCTGTACGAGCTGGCCGAGAGCATCAAGGCCCAGGGCGTGATGCAGCCCATCCTGGTGCGCCGTCTGCAAGAAGGCGAGCACGCCGGCAAGTACGAAATCATCGCCGGCGAGCGGCGCTTTCGCGCATCCCGCCTCGCCGGCCTGAATGAAGTCCCGGTGCTGGTGCGCGACGTGCCTGACGAATCGGCCGCCGCCATGGCGCTGATCGAGAACATCCAGCGCGAAGACCTGAACCCGCTGGAAGAGGCCCAGGGCCTGCAGCGCCTGGTGAAGGAGTTCGGCCTCACGCACGAGCAGGCGGCGCAGGCCGTGGGACGTTCGCGCAGTGCCGCCAGCAACCTGCTGCGCCTGTTGAACCTGGCCGATCCGGTGCAGACCATGCTCATGGCAGGCGACATCGACATGGGCCACGCGCGCGCGCTGCTGGCGCTGGATCGTGCCACGCAGATCACCGCCGGCACCCAGATCGCGGCCAAGAAGCTGTCGGTGCGCGAGGCCGAGAGCCTGGTGAAGAAGCTGGGTGCCGAGTTCAACCTGACGCCGCAAAAGCCCAAGAAGGACAAGTCGCGCGACCTGAAGCGGGTGGAAGAGGAGCTGTCCGACCTGCTCATGGCAGAGGTCGAGGTGCGCGTGAAAAAGCGCGTCAAGCGGGGTAGCCGCGTCGAGGAAATGGGCGAGCTGGCGATTGCATTCGGCTCGCTGGAGGCGCTCAACGGGTTGATCGAGCGCCTGCGCGGCGACTGA
- a CDS encoding peptidoglycan-binding domain-containing protein, whose amino-acid sequence MHLKTKPLLAAACAVIALTGCETTNMKMGSAESKTVATGAAAGGTAANASSQLEHCQSPLGTVSLVENQDAGWYTILRNEYKLPPTANLLRLLIQQSNCFIVVERGAAGMGAMARERQLMGSGEMRGGSNFGKGQMVASDYGMSPEIIFSNNDAGGIGGVLGGLIGGGSGRAVAAIGGGLKTREASAMLTLVDNRSGVQVAASEGSASKSDFAGFGGIFGGGAGGGLGGYQNTAQGKVITAAFMDAYNQMVVALRNYKAQSVQGQGLGGGGKLGVDGGVAPSQTKAGAAMSMREAQERLNGLGYNVGTPDGAAGPKTAKALREFQQAQGLPVTGKLDTATAGALSR is encoded by the coding sequence ATGCACCTGAAAACCAAGCCCCTGCTGGCGGCCGCCTGCGCCGTGATCGCGCTGACGGGCTGCGAAACCACCAACATGAAGATGGGCAGCGCCGAGTCCAAGACCGTGGCCACGGGCGCGGCCGCGGGTGGCACGGCCGCCAACGCCAGCAGCCAGCTTGAGCATTGCCAGTCGCCATTGGGCACGGTGTCGCTGGTCGAGAACCAGGACGCGGGCTGGTACACCATTTTGCGTAACGAATACAAGCTGCCGCCCACGGCCAACCTGCTGCGCCTCTTGATCCAGCAGTCCAACTGCTTCATCGTGGTCGAGCGTGGCGCGGCAGGCATGGGTGCCATGGCGCGCGAGCGCCAGCTGATGGGCTCGGGCGAGATGCGCGGCGGCAGCAATTTTGGCAAGGGCCAGATGGTGGCCTCTGACTATGGCATGTCGCCCGAGATCATCTTCAGCAACAACGACGCCGGCGGCATTGGCGGCGTGCTTGGCGGCCTGATCGGCGGCGGCAGCGGCCGCGCCGTGGCGGCCATTGGCGGTGGCCTGAAGACGCGCGAGGCCAGCGCCATGCTGACCCTGGTGGACAACCGCTCGGGCGTGCAGGTGGCGGCCTCCGAGGGCAGTGCCTCCAAGAGCGACTTTGCCGGCTTTGGCGGCATCTTCGGCGGTGGCGCCGGCGGCGGCCTGGGCGGCTACCAGAACACGGCCCAGGGCAAGGTGATCACGGCCGCGTTCATGGACGCCTACAACCAGATGGTCGTGGCGCTGCGCAACTACAAGGCGCAAAGCGTGCAAGGCCAGGGCCTGGGCGGCGGTGGCAAGCTGGGCGTTGACGGTGGCGTGGCACCCTCGCAGACCAAGGCCGGCGCCGCCATGTCCATGCGCGAGGCCCAGGAACGCCTGAACGGCCTGGGCTACAACGTCGGCACGCCCGACGGCGCCGCCGGCCCGAAGACGGCCAAGGCGCTGCGCGAATTCCAGCAGGCCCAGGGCCTGCCGGTGACGGGCAAGCTGGACACGGCCACGGCCGGCGCGCTGTCGCGCTGA
- a CDS encoding RBBP9/YdeN family alpha/beta hydrolase, which translates to MNPSSVLLLPGWQNSGPGHWQTEWERLHGYQRVQQHDWMRPLRGDWTARLEEVVADAPGPVVLAAHSLGCILVAWWAAHTHHAHKVRGALLVAPGDVERPDLATQIRGWAPIALQALPFPAVLVGSHNDPYCSFERAGALAADWGARLVDGGALGHINAESGLGAWPQGQALLLQLLAPGLEQEQQKEQG; encoded by the coding sequence ATGAATCCATCCAGCGTACTGCTCCTGCCCGGCTGGCAGAACTCCGGCCCTGGCCACTGGCAGACTGAATGGGAGCGCCTGCATGGCTACCAGCGCGTGCAGCAGCATGACTGGATGCGCCCGCTGCGCGGCGACTGGACTGCGCGGCTGGAAGAGGTGGTGGCCGACGCGCCCGGCCCGGTGGTGCTGGCGGCGCACAGCCTGGGCTGCATCCTGGTGGCCTGGTGGGCGGCGCACACGCACCACGCACACAAGGTGCGCGGCGCGCTGCTCGTGGCGCCGGGTGATGTGGAGCGGCCCGACCTGGCCACGCAGATCCGCGGCTGGGCGCCCATTGCGCTCCAGGCGTTGCCGTTTCCTGCGGTGCTGGTGGGCAGCCACAACGATCCCTATTGCAGCTTCGAACGCGCCGGCGCCCTGGCGGCAGACTGGGGGGCGCGCCTTGTCGATGGCGGCGCGCTCGGGCATATCAATGCCGAATCGGGCCTGGGCGCCTGGCCCCAGGGGCAGGCGCTGCTGCTGCAGCTGCTGGCGCCAGGCCTGGAGCAAGAGCAGCAGAAGGAGCAGGGCTGA
- a CDS encoding exosortase H-associated membrane protein has product MADDNAQHGAAPQNQPRRKAVTRFALIAIGGFIVLMLAWVKLSPWLSYPVAVLSHTVLEQSTPMWIRSVDKQPGKIAVDTTVEIVVPNSGGHRAEVLLEANPGRYAFGLPILGALLFAAWAVRRAPGRLWRLGLGYVLLLPFQSFSLVMYLLMELASASQFNIRTLRIEQWQLEAIVYGYQFGVLVVPTLVPVLVWLLLDGKFFSAFAHDWKQSTRRAVWPSA; this is encoded by the coding sequence ATGGCGGATGACAACGCACAACACGGCGCGGCGCCGCAAAACCAGCCCCGGCGCAAGGCGGTCACGCGCTTTGCGCTGATCGCCATCGGCGGCTTCATCGTTCTGATGCTGGCGTGGGTCAAGCTGTCGCCCTGGCTGTCGTACCCGGTGGCGGTGCTTTCGCACACGGTGCTGGAGCAATCCACCCCCATGTGGATACGCAGCGTTGACAAGCAGCCTGGCAAGATCGCGGTGGACACCACGGTCGAGATTGTCGTGCCGAACTCGGGTGGTCACCGCGCCGAGGTTCTGCTGGAGGCCAACCCGGGGCGCTATGCGTTCGGTCTGCCGATACTGGGTGCGCTGCTGTTTGCCGCCTGGGCGGTCAGGCGCGCGCCGGGCCGGCTCTGGCGCCTGGGCCTGGGCTATGTGCTGCTGCTGCCATTCCAAAGTTTCAGCCTGGTGATGTATTTGCTGATGGAGTTGGCGAGCGCCAGCCAATTCAATATCCGCACGCTCAGAATAGAGCAGTGGCAGCTGGAGGCCATCGTGTACGGTTACCAGTTTGGCGTGCTGGTCGTGCCAACGCTGGTGCCGGTGCTGGTGTGGTTGTTGCTCGATGGCAAGTTTTTCAGCGCATTTGCGCATGACTGGAAACAGTCCACACGCCGCGCAGTGTGGCCATCGGCCTAG
- a CDS encoding class I SAM-dependent methyltransferase, translating to MRLPWPLPALAVWAGAWLVFVGLRAVLPPLPALLLACALGVVGSLLAATWWRRGLIALGFPLSAALTGAVALPAWAWLLPLALLLLVYPINAWRDAPLFPTPPGALRGLEAHAALADGAPVLDAGCGLGDGLKALRAAYPRAQLHGLEWSWPLALLCRLRCPWARVRRGDIWAADWSAYALVYLFQRPESMARVAAKASAEMAPGNWLVSLAFELPGVRPSMRLQSFAGHGVWVYRLPLQPMAGGAPAGEL from the coding sequence ATGCGCCTGCCCTGGCCCCTGCCGGCCTTGGCTGTCTGGGCCGGTGCCTGGCTGGTGTTTGTCGGCCTGCGCGCGGTATTGCCGCCGCTGCCGGCACTGCTGCTGGCCTGCGCCCTGGGGGTGGTGGGCAGCCTGCTGGCGGCCACCTGGTGGCGGCGGGGCTTGATTGCGCTCGGCTTTCCGCTGTCCGCGGCGCTGACGGGCGCGGTGGCGCTGCCGGCCTGGGCCTGGCTGTTGCCGCTGGCATTGCTGCTGCTGGTCTATCCCATCAATGCCTGGCGTGATGCGCCCCTGTTTCCCACGCCGCCGGGGGCCTTGCGCGGGCTGGAGGCGCATGCCGCGCTGGCCGATGGCGCCCCTGTGCTGGACGCCGGCTGTGGCCTGGGCGATGGCTTGAAGGCCCTGCGCGCGGCCTACCCGCGCGCGCAGCTGCATGGGCTGGAATGGAGCTGGCCGCTGGCCCTGCTGTGCCGTCTGCGCTGCCCCTGGGCCAGGGTGCGCCGCGGCGATATCTGGGCCGCGGACTGGAGTGCCTATGCGCTGGTGTATCTGTTCCAGCGCCCGGAAAGCATGGCCCGCGTGGCCGCGAAGGCCAGCGCCGAAATGGCTCCGGGCAACTGGCTGGTCAGCCTGGCGTTCGAGCTGCCCGGCGTACGCCCCAGCATGCGCTTGCAGTCCTTTGCGGGCCATGGGGTGTGGGTGTACCGCCTGCCATTGCAGCCAATGGCTGGAGGCGCGCCGGCTGGCGAGCTGTAG